A genome region from Cryptosporidium parvum Iowa II chromosome 8, whole genome shotgun sequence includes the following:
- a CDS encoding mitosis protein DIM1: MSYMLQHLHNGWSVDQAILSEEERIVCIRFGHDYDADCMLMDEVLYKVAEDVKNFCVIYLVDITEVPDFNTMYELYDPVSVMFFFRNKHIMVDLGTGNNNKINWPLNNKQEFIDIVETIYRGVQKGKGLVVSPKDYSTKYKY; the protein is encoded by the coding sequence atgtCCTACATGTTGCAACATCTCCACAATGGTTGGTCGGTAGATCAGGCAATACTTTCggaagaagaaagaatcGTATGCATACGATTTGGGCATGACTATGATGCAGATTGTATGTTAATGGATGAAGTATTATATAAAGTAGCGGAGGATGTAAAGAATTTTTGTGTAATTTACTTAGTTGATATTACCGAAGTTCCTGATTTCAATACAATGTACGAGCTATATGACCCGGTATCCGtcatgtttttttttagaaataaacaTATTATGGTGGATCTTGGTACTggaaacaataataaaatcaattGGCCGCTCAATAATAAGCAGGAGTTTATTGATATAGTTGAAACAATATACCGTGGAGTGCAAAAAGGCAAAGGGCTCGTAGTTTCGCCTAAAGACTACTCCactaaatataaatactGA
- a CDS encoding hypothetical protein (transcripts identified by EST): protein MMVGLLNRQEDVSPNLAFGSVPITGPVFDEELLRWIAEAEYLGVSRETAILIATKRRALNLNKSGGSLVVDTQSKGINLASEKSLSHSNNPLQLPITVIGAEDDEHNKQNSKANSPPGSDHGSCSEGYIYEENHLNLGFQAEQQQKPSVALKNSSSQTSSTQETITTKFDGLLDQVINTTIAHINFDESKRKKKKYKRRKKFSQRNILSTTCNSDNASNSISSQSINTHLLKTIVEKDSNLKMILSDDNNSSVDTTMGVVNSGTNQVDRLTTHCSGLDAVVAAHSDNPFNNNDRNYNIKVRRKKRFYQRNNNVGSSSNKHNPTQNTQVTSALNDFPEPSKINLKHTKRNFHRNRKSLGLHPNPISEKATDSSNNAIALSNPELRNLTQQPKSNGGYGRRANNSERGRIRPRKSEAVEHVREQLRIAFRSRGVLEI from the coding sequence ATGATGGTTGGTCTCTTGAACCGTCAGGAGGACGTCTCCCCGAATCTTGCCTTTGGCTCAGTCCCTATAACTGGCCCTGTTTTTGATGAGGAGCTGCTTCGTTGGATAGCTGAAGCTGAATACCTTGGTGTTTCCAGAGAGACTGCAATTCTAATTGCTACTAAAAGAAGAGCACTTAATCTGAACAAATCTGGGGGCAGTTTGGTAGTAGATACACAAAGTAAGGGTATTAATCTGGCTTCTGAAAAGTCTCTCTCACATTCTAATAACCCTCTGCAATTACCTATCACCGTTATTGGAGCAGAAGACGATGAGCATAATAAGCAAAACTCCAAAGCTAATTCTCCCCCAGGGTCTGATCATGGATCGTGCTCTGAAGGTTATATCTACGAAGAAAACCACTTGAACTTGGGATTTCAAGCAGAACAGCAGCAGAAGCCTAGTGTTGCTCTCAAAAACTCTTCTTCTCAGACTTCTTCAACTCAAGAGACGATTACGACTAAGTTTGATGGCTTGCTCGACCAGGTTATTAACACAACTATTGCTCATATAAACTTTGACGAGTCtaagagaaagaagaagaagtaTAAAAGGAGAAAGAAGTTCTCTCAAAGGAACATTCTAAGCACCACCTGCAATAGTGATAATGCATCAAATTCGATTTCAAGCCAGTCTATTAATACTCACCTCCTTAAAACAATTGTGGAAAAGGACTCgaatttgaagatgatACTTAGTGATGATAACAACAGTAGTGTAGACACAACTATGGGAGTGGTGAACTCCGGAACAAATCAAGTAGATAGATTAACGACTCATTGTTCTGGCTTGGATGCAGTAGTAGCTGCTCATAGCGATAACCcgtttaataataatgatagaaattataatatCAAGGTTAGAAGAAAGAAGAGGTTTTATCAAAGGAACAATAATGTTGGTTCGTCGTCCAACAAGCATAATCCTACGCAAAATACGCAGGTTACCTCGGCGCTTAATGATTTTCCTGAGCCTTCTAAAATAAACCTTAAACACACCAAGAGAAATTTTCATAGGAATAGAAAGAGTTTGGGGCTGCATCCAAACCCTATCTCTGAAAAGGCTACTGATAGCAGTAATAATGCCATAGCGTTATCAAATCCTGAACTCAGAAACCTAACCCAGCAGCCTAAAAGCAACGGAGGATACGGTAGGCGTGCGAATAACTCTGAAAGAGGCCGTATAAGACCAAGAAAATCAGAAGCTGTAGAACATGTCCGTGAACAACTTAGAATTGCCTTTAGGTCCAGAGGAGTCTTggaaatataa
- a CDS encoding Yer119cp like amino acid transporter, 11 transmembrane domain, whose translation MRTLNEEKSLLPSRSTIRKSSKESFISRLSEQVLIGMENFIEKRYKKGSMTSSFFALVNTTMGVGILGLPWAYSKNGLLQGIFMTIISGMFSTLACILLSEISLNEDPTGTMMPVTYYSIAEKTFPKLKSLIDTSILIMSLGSCITYLMVVVAVIQTLFGGFLAPYLSESNTRTAILLFVVIFIIGPASYPTSLAELTIINWIAVFSSLYVAAVVIFSFLVGLPELTTMLEKVELISTRRPIFMLQTFPIFVFSFTCHHNFLNVANELADKTLYKLVFSSVVSLGFCTLIYILMGSSGYMLFGNTLKSSDILSMFGTQSLTVVIAKIVLVSSLVFSFPVSCHSFRKSLAVIIKSGEDAEGSSTKDRHLLRTLTFIFLFICTTVTYFVSDLGLTYEFVGLFCSNTVCYFLPAVLHLKLFSDSPWNTSKIMAVILLIFSILVYPLCFSAIIYTHFFSDH comes from the coding sequence ATGAGAACTctaaatgaagaaaaaagcTTACTTCCTTCCAGATCTACAATTAGGAAAAGCTCAAAGGAGAGCTTTATATCCCGATTATCAGAGCAGGTCTTAATTGGGATGgaaaattttattgaaaaaaggTATAAAAAGGGGTCGATGacttcttcattttttgcTTTGGTAAACACAACAATGGGAGTCGGAATTCTTGGATTACCTTGGGCATACAGTAAAAATGGACTTTTACAAGGAATCTTTATGACAATAATATCAGGCATGTTTTCAACGCTTGCATGCATTCTTCTTTCCGAAATATCACTTAATGAAGATCCAACAGGTACAATGATGCCTGTAACATACTATTCGATTGCTGAAAAAACTTTCCCAAAGCTAAAGTCACTGATCGATACATCCATACTAATTATGTCACTTGGGTCCTGTATTACTTATCTTATGGTCGTTGTAGCTGTAATACAAACCTTGTTCGGGGGTTTTCTTGCTCCATATCTATCAGAATCTAATACGAGAACTGCAATTTTGTTATTTGTTgtgatttttattatcgGTCCAGCCAGTTATCCTACATCTCTTGCCGAGCTTACTATCATTAATTGGATTGCTGTATTTTCATCCCTCTATGTTGCAGCAGTTGTAATATTCAGCTTCCTTGTTGGCCTTCCAGAACTTACAACAATGCTTGAGAAGGTTGAACTTATCTCAACTAGGAGACCAATTTTTATGCTCCAGACATTCCCAATATTTGTGTTTTCTTTCACATGCCACCACAACTTCCTCAACGTTGCAAATGAGCTTGCAGACAAGACGTTATACAAATTGGTTTTCTCTTCAGTTGTTTCACTTGGATTTTGTACTTTAATTTACATCCTTATGGGTTCTTCAGGATATATGCTGTTTGGAAACACTCTCAAGTCCTCTGATATCCTCAGTATGTTTGGTACTCAATCACTAACTGTTGTTATTGCTAAAATTGTATTAGTATCATCGCTTGTATTTTCATTCCCGGTATCTTGTCATTCATTCAGAAAGTCCCTTGCcgttattattaaaagtgGAGAAGATGCAGAAGGATCATCAACAAAAGATCGTCACTTACTTAGAACTCTCACCtttattttcctttttaTCTGTACAACTGTTACATATTTCGTTTCTGACCTTGGCCTCACATACGAATTTGTTGGACTATTTTGCTCAAATACTGTATGTTACTTCCTTCCGGCTGTTCTACATCTCAAGTTATTTTCAGATTCCCCTTGGAACACTTCAAAGATCATGGCTGTGATCCTGCTCATTTTCTCTATATTGGTTTACCCACTCTGCTTCTCTGCAATCATATATACTCATTTTTTCTCAGATCATTGA
- a CDS encoding hypothetical protein (with cryptosporidium-specific paralog), whose product MESIVNTINNISDKICCLNNYFLKDEEHKSNEVYQDVNDYYSFFNTKHNLINNDIFERSLFTSIGHGNEYLELSRNNKLFGSPVSLKSYVQKSKNQIKQHIFEHLEISKNDNPIKTGCHFNEPINYYKASEMERSVIIPRSKFVSHSSNPPINKDFNVQNSNKIKIPYEPNTSITRLKTNEAEKKSIKECQISKKNYLEIPTVNRLQVQSNPLLSKVNENQIQKTPSMPTIKQYKTASRCPEPIKLGNKGMNNENNKVFLTKYGGYLLGL is encoded by the coding sequence ATGGAAAGTATAGTGAATACAATTAATAACATTTCAGATAAAATCTGCTGtcttaataattattttttgaaagatGAGGAACATAAATCTAATGAAGTATACCAAGATGTTAATGACTactattcttttttcaatacaaaacacaatttaattaataatgacaTTTTTGAGAGAAGTTTGTTTACATCAATAGGCCATGGAAATGAATATCTTGAACtttcaagaaataataaactatTTGGCTCGCCGGTATCGCTTAAAAGCTACGTTCAAAAGtcaaaaaatcaaataaagcAGCATATTTTTGAGCATCTTgaaatttctaaaaatgataatcCAATTAAAACTGGCTGCCATTTCAATGAGCCAATTAACTATTACAAGGCTAGTGAAATGGAAAGAAGTGTTATTATTCCAAGATCAAAGTTCGTTTCTCATAGTTCAAATCCTCCAATTAATAAGGATTTTAACGTGCAAAACTcgaataaaattaaaattccaTATGAACCAAATACTTCGATCACTAGACTAAAAACAAATGAagcagaaaaaaaaagcataAAAGAATGCCAGATctctaaaaaaaattatttagaaattcCTACTGTGAATAGACTGCAAGTTCAGAGCAACCCACTCCTTTCAAAAGTAAATGagaatcaaattcaaaagacCCCCTCTATGCCAACAATTAAACAATATAAAACTGCATCTAGATGTCCTGAACCTATTAAGCTTGGCAACAAGGGTATGAATAACgagaataataaagtattcCTAACAAAATATGGGGGATATTTGCTTGGGCTTTAA
- a CDS encoding D441/Mpe1p like protein with a zinc knuckle (C2HC) and PhD Zn finger domain (transcripts identified by EST), which translates to MANNKIYYKFKSEKKFKDLTHEFPALVSHVRSKLREILDIGEDMDILATQSDKNGRVSNVYLSDYEILKEGIYLNVVRLPKDLAKPLLEAANSKIKSKPSTVSQATNSASSSTAPSNISMREQTILSPPSTTDLAPNSGNFTKVGESKDDDHNSVLNSTNPSNNSKNSSSEDAAILLVMQQHGEKFKQTAAQRSEMLEQFNQRGYPKSVTATGSRYGAGNTTGTNFSASSQFRSEPYKKLGAIGTGPLNTGSSNNYFGGQSYNANFGPSSVSANYNYKNAMANTSTDVPADYICHMCGERGHHIRVCPKVNEGVSQKKIRPATGIPRSFLRAINFDEEGRLYSEVYCLPDGTFAVLKDAKQLSSTAFLTRTVEDTIGKHMGKSKEDTSLVRDSLTCPICARLFRYAVLTPCCGETYCQECIINFIRNHMDAASGISPNTIKGYCPHCSTVISIADLEPNNPIRKSVNVALGLQPI; encoded by the coding sequence ATGGCCAACaacaaaatttattataagtTTAAAAgtgaaaagaaatttaagGATCTTACACATGAATTTCCTGCCTTAGTTTCACATGTTAGGTCAAAGCTCAGGGAAATTTTAGATATTGGAGAGGATATGGATATCTTAGCTACACAAAGCGATAAGAATGGCCGTGTTTCGAATGTATACCTTTCAGATTATGAAATTCTAAAAGAgggaatatatttaaatgtGGTCAGGCTCCCTAAGGACTTAGCAAAACCTCTTTTAGAAGCagcaaattcaaaaataaagagCAAGCCTTCAACTGTATCTCAAGCAACAAATTCCGCTTCTTCAAGCACTGCTCCATCAAACATATCCATGCGAGAACAAACCATATTATCTCCTCCATCCACCACTGATTTAGCCCCTAATAGCGGTAATTTTACAAAAGTAGGAGAAAGTAAGGATGATGATCATAACTCAGTTTTGAATAGTACAAATCCATcgaataattcaaaaaatagtTCGTCGGAAGATGCAGCTATTTTGTTAGTAATGCAACAGCATGGTGAGAAATTCAAACAGACAGCAGCTCAAAGAAGCGAAATGTTAGAACAGTTTAACCAAAGAGGATATCCAAAGTCTGTAACTGCAACAGGAAGCAGATATGGAGCTGGAAATACAACAGGTACAAATTTTTCTGCGTCCAGCCAATTTAGAAGTGAACCATACAAAAAACTGGGGGCTATTGGAACAGGCCCTCTTAATACTGGATCATCAAATAACTATTTTGGTGGGCAAAGTTACAATGCAAACTTTGGACCTTCGTCTGTGTCGGCTAATTATAATTACAAGAATGCAATGGCCAATACATCAACAGACGTTCCTGCAGATTATATTTGTCATATGTGCGGTGAAAGGGGGCACCATATTCGTGTCTGTCCCAAAGTTAACGAAGGAGTatctcaaaaaaaaattagacCTGCTACAGGAATCCCTAGAAGTTTTCTAAGAGCTATTAATTTTGACGAAGAAGGTAGACTCTACTCAGAAGTTTATTGCCTCCCCGATGGTACGTTTGCTGTGCTAAAGGATGCAAAACAACTTTCAAGTACGGCTTTCCTGACTAGAACGGTTGAAGACACTATTGGAAAACATATGGGTAAATCAAAGGAAGACACAAGTCTTGTCCGAGATTCATTAACTTGTCCTATATGTGCGAGGCTCTTCAGATACGCAGTTTTGACTCCATGCTGTGGTGAAACATACTGTCAGGAATGcattattaactttattaGAAATCATATGGATGCTGCATCAGGGATTTCGCCAAACACAATCAAGGGATATTGCCCTCATTGCTCAACTGTGATTTCTATTGCTGATCTTGAGCCCAATAATCCAATTCGTAAAAGTGTAAATGTTGCTCTTGGGCTGCAGCCtatttaa